From the Rhodoferax sp. WC2427 genome, one window contains:
- a CDS encoding OmpH family outer membrane protein encodes MKNFLRQCGSGILFGAILLSAHAQADEFRVGFVNTDRIFRESAAAKTAQAKLEQEFAKREKELSDAGAVLKTASDKFEREAATLAESQRVSRQKVLVDQDRDFQRKRREFQEDLNSRKNEELQQVLEKANKVIKQVAETEKYDAVLQEAVYINPKHDITDKVIKALNAIPAK; translated from the coding sequence ATGAAGAACTTTCTACGCCAATGCGGATCTGGCATTTTGTTCGGGGCTATCCTCCTGTCGGCCCATGCGCAGGCGGACGAGTTCCGCGTCGGGTTCGTCAATACCGACCGTATCTTCCGTGAGTCTGCCGCCGCCAAGACGGCCCAGGCCAAACTGGAGCAAGAATTCGCCAAGCGTGAAAAAGAACTCAGCGACGCCGGTGCGGTGCTGAAAACCGCCTCGGACAAGTTCGAGCGCGAAGCTGCCACCCTGGCGGAAAGCCAGCGCGTCTCGCGCCAGAAAGTGCTGGTCGACCAGGACCGCGACTTCCAACGCAAGCGCCGTGAATTCCAGGAAGACCTGAACTCCCGCAAGAACGAAGAACTGCAGCAAGTGCTGGAAAAAGCCAACAAGGTGATCAAGCAAGTGGCGGAAACCGAAAAGTACGATGCCGTGCTGCAAGAAGCGGTCTACATCAACCCCAAGCACGACATCACCGACAAGGTCATCAAGGCCTTGAACGCCATTCCCGCCAAGTAA
- the lpxD gene encoding UDP-3-O-(3-hydroxymyristoyl)glucosamine N-acyltransferase → MALRLGAIVEALGGALHGDAELSIDGIAPLESAGPSQLAFLSNPKYQQQLARSQAGCVIVGPAQADMALARGVCIVADAPYLYFAKVTQLWKRQRPAPAGPAIHPSAVVDPSAQIDPSARIGPLCVVERGACIGANTVLKSRVTVGEDCRIGDRCLLHAGVVIGADGFGFAPHAGAWEKIEQLGAVCIGNDVEIGANTCIDRGALLDTVISDGVKLDNLIQIGHNVFVGAHTAMAGCVGVAGSAHIGAHCTVGGGAIVLGHLTLADGVNISAGTVATRSITQPGHYTGMFPIDDNAKWEKNAASLKQLHSLRDRLKAVEKTLEQLQQSPEKP, encoded by the coding sequence ATGGCGCTGCGTCTAGGCGCGATAGTGGAAGCCCTCGGAGGGGCGTTGCACGGAGACGCGGAGCTGTCGATCGACGGCATCGCGCCGCTGGAGTCGGCAGGCCCATCGCAGCTGGCTTTCCTCAGTAATCCCAAGTACCAGCAGCAGCTCGCCCGGTCCCAGGCGGGTTGCGTGATCGTGGGTCCCGCCCAGGCCGATATGGCCCTGGCCCGCGGTGTCTGTATCGTCGCCGACGCGCCGTACCTGTACTTCGCTAAAGTCACCCAGCTCTGGAAGCGCCAGCGTCCGGCACCTGCCGGCCCGGCCATCCACCCCAGCGCGGTGGTCGACCCCAGTGCCCAGATCGACCCCAGCGCCCGTATTGGCCCACTGTGCGTGGTCGAGCGCGGAGCCTGCATTGGTGCCAACACGGTGCTCAAGTCGCGCGTCACGGTGGGTGAAGATTGCCGCATCGGCGACCGTTGCCTGCTGCATGCGGGCGTGGTCATCGGCGCCGACGGCTTTGGCTTTGCGCCCCATGCAGGTGCCTGGGAAAAGATTGAGCAACTCGGGGCGGTATGCATCGGCAACGATGTGGAAATTGGTGCCAACACCTGCATAGACCGGGGCGCGCTGCTGGATACCGTGATATCCGACGGGGTCAAGCTCGACAACCTGATCCAGATCGGCCACAACGTCTTCGTGGGTGCCCACACCGCCATGGCGGGCTGCGTCGGCGTGGCGGGCAGCGCCCACATTGGCGCGCATTGCACCGTGGGTGGTGGCGCAATCGTGCTGGGGCATTTGACCCTGGCCGATGGTGTCAACATCTCGGCCGGCACGGTAGCCACCCGCTCCATCACCCAGCCCGGCCATTACACCGGCATGTTTCCGATTGACGACAACGCCAAGTGGGAAAAAAATGCCGCCTCCCTCAAGCAGTTACATAGCCTGCGCGACCGCCTGAAAGCGGTTGAGAAAACCTTAGAACAACTCCAACAGAGCCCCGAAAAACCATGA
- the fabZ gene encoding 3-hydroxyacyl-ACP dehydratase FabZ — translation MMDIHQILKQLPHRYPFLMVDRVLSIEKSKSIRAFKNVTINEPFFEGHFPRRPVMPGVLMLEALAQAAALLAFDALGKSPEDDTVYYFAAIDNARFKRPVEPGDQLMLDVELVRMKSGIFKFKGKGTVGDELAVEAELTCAMRTIA, via the coding sequence ATGATGGACATCCACCAAATCCTCAAGCAACTGCCACACCGCTATCCTTTCCTGATGGTGGACCGGGTGCTGAGCATCGAAAAATCCAAGTCCATCCGCGCGTTCAAAAACGTCACCATCAATGAGCCTTTTTTTGAAGGCCACTTTCCGCGCCGCCCGGTCATGCCCGGTGTGCTGATGCTGGAAGCCCTGGCCCAGGCCGCTGCCTTGCTGGCCTTCGACGCTCTGGGTAAATCGCCCGAGGACGACACCGTGTACTACTTTGCGGCCATCGACAATGCCCGCTTCAAGCGCCCGGTCGAACCCGGCGACCAGCTGATGCTGGACGTGGAGCTGGTGCGCATGAAGTCCGGCATTTTCAAGTTCAAGGGCAAGGGCACCGTGGGCGACGAGCTGGCGGTCGAAGCCGAGCTGACCTGTGCCATGCGCACCATCGCCTGA
- the lpxA gene encoding acyl-ACP--UDP-N-acetylglucosamine O-acyltransferase has protein sequence MTAIHATALVDPSAQLDASVTIGPYTVVGPHVKIGAGTTVGPHCVLQGHTTIGRDNRIFQFNSLGADPQDKKFAGEPTELVIGDRNTIREFCTFNLGTVQDAGVTRIGSDNWIMAYVHIAHDCLLGDQITMANGVTLAGHVQVGDWATVGGLTGVLQRMRIGAHSMVGFASHIGKDVPPFMVVDGNPLAVRAVNLVGLKRRDFSDARLKAIREMHKLLYRQGKTLDEARSAIQALAAEVPEAAADVALMDGFLGSSVSGIAR, from the coding sequence GTGACCGCCATCCACGCCACCGCCCTGGTTGATCCGTCCGCGCAGCTGGACGCGTCGGTGACCATCGGCCCCTACACAGTGGTCGGCCCGCACGTGAAGATCGGCGCGGGCACCACGGTGGGGCCGCACTGCGTGCTGCAGGGCCACACCACCATTGGCCGCGACAACCGTATCTTCCAGTTCAACTCCCTCGGGGCCGACCCACAGGACAAGAAGTTCGCAGGCGAGCCCACCGAGCTGGTGATTGGCGACCGCAACACCATCCGCGAGTTTTGCACCTTTAACCTGGGTACGGTGCAGGACGCGGGCGTGACCCGCATCGGCAGCGACAACTGGATCATGGCCTACGTGCACATCGCGCACGACTGCCTGCTGGGCGACCAGATCACCATGGCCAACGGCGTCACCCTGGCTGGCCATGTGCAGGTAGGCGACTGGGCCACCGTGGGCGGCCTCACCGGCGTGCTGCAACGCATGCGCATCGGCGCGCATTCCATGGTCGGCTTTGCCAGCCACATCGGCAAAGACGTGCCGCCCTTCATGGTGGTGGACGGCAACCCGCTGGCGGTGCGTGCCGTCAACCTGGTCGGCCTGAAGCGGCGCGACTTTTCCGATGCGCGCCTCAAAGCCATCCGCGAGATGCACAAGCTGCTCTACCGCCAGGGCAAGACGCTGGACGAGGCCCGCAGCGCCATCCAGGCCTTGGCTGCCGAGGTGCCCGAAGCTGCTGCCGACGTGGCCCTGATGGATGGCTTCCTGGGCAGTTCCGTCAGCGGTATCGCCCGCTAG
- the lpxB gene encoding lipid-A-disaccharide synthase produces MSDPRVAMVAGEASGDLLAGLVLDGLRARWPDLQSSGIGGPQMARRGFQAQWPSERLAVHGYNMDVFRRLAELLRIRKQLRERLLRERPGVFIGVDAPDFNLGLETALKAAGIPTVHFVCPSIWAWRADRVDKIRRAADHVLCIFPFEPDLLAQHGIAATYVGHPLANVIPLQPDRAAARQKLGLAPEDTVVAILPGSRQSEIKYLALRFFQAAALILEAQPAIKFVVPAVPTLRTQIEALATEAGMAGRIQMVAGQSHTVLAACDLTLIASGTATLEAALFKRPMVIAYNMHWFSWRMMQRKQLQPWVGLPNILCRDFVVPELLQDAATPQALADACLQWLAPSASARIAALEATFTALHHSLQRDTAQLATDAIQKIIATRAS; encoded by the coding sequence ATGTCCGATCCCCGCGTCGCCATGGTGGCCGGAGAGGCCTCTGGCGACTTGCTCGCAGGCCTGGTGCTGGACGGCCTGCGGGCCCGCTGGCCCGACCTGCAATCCAGTGGCATTGGCGGGCCGCAGATGGCCCGGCGCGGCTTCCAGGCGCAGTGGCCCAGCGAGCGGCTGGCGGTGCACGGCTACAACATGGACGTGTTTCGCCGCCTGGCCGAGCTGCTGCGTATCCGCAAACAGCTGCGTGAGCGCCTGCTGCGCGAGCGGCCCGGCGTGTTCATCGGCGTGGATGCGCCCGACTTCAACCTGGGGCTGGAAACGGCACTGAAAGCCGCTGGCATCCCCACCGTGCACTTCGTCTGCCCGTCGATCTGGGCCTGGCGCGCCGACCGGGTGGACAAAATCCGCCGCGCCGCCGACCACGTGCTGTGCATTTTTCCGTTCGAGCCCGATCTGCTGGCCCAGCACGGCATTGCCGCCACCTACGTGGGCCATCCACTGGCCAATGTGATCCCCCTGCAGCCCGACCGCGCCGCCGCGCGGCAGAAGCTGGGGCTGGCCCCCGAAGACACCGTGGTCGCCATCCTGCCCGGCAGCCGCCAGTCGGAAATCAAATACCTGGCTTTAAGGTTCTTTCAGGCTGCAGCGCTTATTCTGGAAGCGCAACCAGCTATAAAATTTGTAGTACCCGCGGTGCCTACGCTGCGCACGCAAATTGAAGCCCTGGCCACCGAGGCGGGCATGGCCGGGCGCATCCAGATGGTTGCGGGCCAGTCGCATACCGTGCTGGCCGCCTGCGACCTGACCCTGATTGCCAGCGGCACGGCCACGCTGGAGGCCGCGCTGTTCAAGCGGCCCATGGTGATTGCCTACAACATGCACTGGTTTTCGTGGCGCATGATGCAGCGCAAGCAGCTCCAGCCCTGGGTGGGCCTGCCCAATATTTTGTGCCGCGACTTCGTGGTGCCCGAGCTGCTGCAGGACGCGGCCACGCCCCAGGCCCTGGCCGATGCCTGCCTGCAGTGGCTGGCGCCGTCCGCCTCTGCGAGAATCGCGGCCCTTGAAGCCACATTCACCGCGCTGCACCACAGCCTGCAGCGCGATACTGCCCAGTTAGCCACCGATGCCATCCAAAAAATTATCGCCACCCGTGCAAGCTGA
- the rnhB gene encoding ribonuclease HII, with protein sequence MPSKKLSPPVQAELTWPTRGLVAGVDEAGRGPLAGPVVAAAVILDERQPIAGLADSKKLTAKRRAQLYDEILAKALCCSIAEASVEEIETLNILQATMLAMQRAVLGLRLKPGHVLVDGNRVPVLAMTSEAIVQGDALVPAISAASILAKVTRDRWCAQVDADYPQYGFKGHKGYGTAAHLAALQAHGACPLHRRTFAPVTQVMARMALTAVLA encoded by the coding sequence ATGCCATCCAAAAAATTATCGCCACCCGTGCAAGCTGAGTTGACCTGGCCCACCCGGGGCCTGGTGGCCGGGGTGGACGAGGCCGGGCGCGGCCCGCTGGCCGGGCCGGTGGTAGCCGCCGCCGTGATCCTGGACGAACGCCAGCCGATTGCCGGCCTGGCCGACTCCAAGAAGCTCACCGCCAAGCGCCGCGCCCAGCTGTACGACGAAATCCTGGCCAAAGCCCTGTGCTGCTCGATCGCCGAGGCCAGCGTGGAAGAAATCGAAACACTCAACATCCTGCAGGCCACCATGCTGGCCATGCAGCGGGCAGTGCTTGGCCTGCGGCTCAAGCCCGGCCACGTGCTGGTGGACGGCAACCGTGTGCCGGTGCTGGCCATGACCAGCGAGGCCATCGTCCAAGGCGATGCCCTGGTGCCCGCGATATCGGCCGCGTCCATCCTGGCCAAGGTCACCCGCGACCGCTGGTGTGCCCAGGTGGATGCCGACTATCCGCAGTACGGGTTTAAAGGGCACAAGGGCTATGGCACGGCCGCGCACCTGGCGGCGCTGCAGGCGCACGGGGCCTGCCCCTTGCACCGCAGGACGTTTGCTCCCGTCACCCAGGTGATGGCACGTATGGCTTTGACGGCGGTGCTGGCATGA
- a CDS encoding TrmH family RNA methyltransferase: MSSDPITHLQSRDNPLLKELRRLSQDSTAYRKQGRVWLEGDHLCRAALARGWKPAMAIFSESFWPLAPVEWARAATKVIVIKDALFADLSSLESPAQMGFVVDLPSTAALDPAAASVILDRVQDAGNVGSILRSAGAFGFQQIIALKGTAALWSPKVLRAGMGAHFGLRLVEGVEPEALEALTVPLVVTSSHQGALLQDQTLPYPCAWAMGHEGQGVGPALLARATVSVRIGQPGGEESLNVAAAAAICLHASSVGR, encoded by the coding sequence ATGAGCTCGGACCCCATCACCCACCTCCAGTCGCGCGACAACCCACTGCTCAAGGAACTGCGCCGCCTGTCGCAAGACAGCACCGCCTACCGCAAACAAGGCCGTGTGTGGCTGGAGGGCGACCACCTGTGCCGCGCCGCGCTGGCCCGGGGCTGGAAACCGGCCATGGCGATTTTTTCAGAGTCTTTTTGGCCTCTAGCGCCCGTGGAATGGGCGAGAGCAGCTACGAAAGTAATAGTAATCAAGGATGCTTTGTTTGCCGACCTGAGCAGCCTGGAATCACCCGCCCAGATGGGTTTTGTGGTCGATTTGCCGAGCACCGCCGCGCTGGACCCGGCCGCCGCCAGCGTCATCCTCGACCGGGTGCAGGATGCCGGCAACGTGGGCTCCATCCTGCGCAGCGCCGGGGCTTTCGGTTTCCAGCAGATCATCGCCCTCAAGGGCACGGCGGCGCTGTGGAGCCCCAAGGTGCTGCGCGCGGGCATGGGCGCGCATTTCGGCCTGCGCCTGGTCGAGGGCGTGGAGCCCGAGGCGCTGGAGGCCCTGACCGTGCCGCTGGTCGTCACCAGCTCCCACCAGGGCGCGCTGCTGCAAGACCAGACGTTGCCATACCCCTGCGCCTGGGCCATGGGCCACGAAGGGCAGGGCGTGGGCCCGGCCCTGCTGGCGCGCGCCACCGTGTCGGTGCGCATCGGCCAGCCGGGGGGGGAAGAGTCGCTGAACGTGGCCGCAGCGGCGGCGATTTGCCTGCACGCGTCCTCTGTGGGGCGCTGA
- the carA gene encoding glutamine-hydrolyzing carbamoyl-phosphate synthase small subunit, whose translation MLLSLKGTFPSAILALADGTVFVGNSIGAPGSTVGEVVFNTAMTGYQEILTDPSYCQQIVTLTYPHIGNTGVNVEDVEAARVHAAGLVIKDLPLVASNFRSHLTLSDYLVQQNTVAIANLDTRKLTRHLRTHGAQNGCILALPTGQSVNAENTAQAVAAAQAVPSMAGLDLAKVVSAKESYAWTQTEWNLVGGYGNQDAPRFHVVAYDFGVKFNILRMLASRGCRITVVPAQTSAAEVLALKPDGVFLSNGPGDPEPCDYAIAAAAELIESGIPTFGICLGHQIMALASGAKTFKMKFGHHGANHPVKDLDDGRVSITSQNHGFAVDAATLPANLRATHISLFDGTLQGLARTDKPAFCFQGHPEASPGPHDISYLFDRFIVLMEKN comes from the coding sequence GTGCTTTTGTCTCTCAAGGGAACCTTCCCATCCGCCATTCTGGCGCTCGCAGACGGCACGGTCTTTGTTGGCAACTCCATTGGAGCCCCCGGCTCCACCGTGGGCGAGGTGGTGTTCAACACCGCCATGACCGGCTACCAGGAAATCCTCACCGACCCCAGCTACTGCCAGCAGATCGTCACCCTGACGTACCCGCACATCGGCAATACCGGCGTCAATGTGGAAGACGTGGAAGCCGCCCGCGTCCACGCCGCCGGTTTGGTCATCAAAGATCTGCCGCTGGTCGCCTCCAACTTCCGCAGCCACCTCACTTTGTCGGACTACCTGGTCCAGCAAAACACGGTCGCCATCGCCAACCTCGACACCCGCAAGCTGACCCGCCACCTGCGCACGCATGGCGCGCAAAACGGCTGCATTCTTGCGCTGCCCACAGGCCAGAGCGTCAACGCTGAAAACACCGCCCAGGCCGTGGCTGCCGCCCAGGCTGTGCCCAGCATGGCCGGTCTGGACCTGGCCAAGGTGGTCTCCGCCAAGGAGTCCTACGCCTGGACCCAGACCGAATGGAATCTGGTTGGCGGCTACGGCAACCAGGACGCGCCGCGCTTCCACGTGGTGGCCTATGACTTCGGGGTCAAGTTCAACATTCTGCGCATGCTGGCCAGCCGCGGCTGCCGCATCACCGTGGTGCCCGCGCAAACCAGCGCCGCCGAAGTGCTGGCACTCAAGCCTGACGGCGTGTTCCTGTCCAACGGCCCCGGCGATCCGGAGCCCTGCGACTACGCGATTGCCGCTGCGGCAGAGCTGATCGAGTCCGGCATCCCCACCTTCGGCATCTGCCTGGGCCACCAGATCATGGCCCTGGCCAGCGGTGCCAAGACCTTCAAGATGAAGTTCGGCCACCACGGTGCCAACCACCCGGTGAAAGACCTGGACGATGGCCGCGTCAGCATCACCAGCCAGAACCACGGTTTTGCGGTGGACGCGGCCACGCTGCCCGCCAACCTGCGCGCCACGCACATCAGCCTGTTCGACGGCACGCTGCAAGGCCTGGCCCGTACCGACAAGCCCGCGTTCTGCTTCCAGGGCCACCCCGAGGCTTCGCCCGGCCCGCATGACATCAGCTACCTGTTTGACCGCTTCATCGTGCTGATGGAGAAAAACTAA